In Spodoptera frugiperda isolate SF20-4 chromosome 4, AGI-APGP_CSIRO_Sfru_2.0, whole genome shotgun sequence, a single window of DNA contains:
- the LOC118272343 gene encoding pre-mRNA-splicing factor ATP-dependent RNA helicase PRP16 isoform X4, whose protein sequence is MDSTKFSTFFGNVPTFTIPGRTFPVETFFAKNVCEDYVDGAVKQALQIHLQPEEGDILIFMPGQEDIEVTCEVLTERLADLDSAPPLTVLPIYSQLPADLQAKIFQRAPPGQRKCIVATNIAETSLTVDGIMYVIDSGYCKLKVYNPRIGMDALQIYPVSQANARQRAGRAGRTGPGKAFCLYTQRQYQHELLASTVPEIQRTNLANTVLLLKSLGVEDLLAFHFMDPPPQDTILNSMYQLWILGALDGTGALTPLGRQMAEFPLDPPQCHMLIVSAKMGCSVEVLIIVSMLSVPSVFYRPQGREEEADSVKEKFQVPESDHLTLLHLYNQWKANNYSGQWCTEHFVHGKAMRKVREVRQQLKDIMQQQRLPLVSCGTDWDLVRKCICSAYFQQAARLKGIGEYVNCRTGMPCHLHPTSALFGLGNSPDYVVYYELMMTTKEYMHCVTAVDGRWLAELGPMFFSVKETGKSNRDKRKEAAVHLQRMEEEMKQAEQKMAEERKKKEEDVPVKQEIATPGLNTPRRTPHRLGL, encoded by the exons GCTCTCCAAATCCATCTGCAGCCGGAGGAAGGAGACATCCTAATCTTCATGCCGGGTCAAGAAGACATTGAAGTTACTTGTGAG GTACTAACAGAGCGTCTAGCGGACTTGGACAGCGCGCCCCCGCTCACCGTGCTCCCCATATACTCCCAGCTGCCCGCAGACTTGCAGGCCAAGATCTTCCAGCGCGCCCCACCTGGACAGAGGAAGTGCATCGTCGCTACTAATATTGCTG AGACGTCCCTGACGGTGGACGGTATCATGTACGTGATAGACAGCGGGTACTGCAAGCTCAAGGTGTACAACCCAAGGATTGGTATGGATGCCCTACAG ATCTACCCAGTAAGTCAAGCGAACGCCCGCCAGCGCGCAGGTCGCGCCGGCCGTACCGGTCCGGGCAAGGCGTTCTGTCTCTACACCCAGAGACAGTACCAACACGAACTGTTGGCCTCCACAGTGCCAGAGATACAGAGAACTAATCTGGCCAATACTGTACTGTTGCTGAAGAGTTTGGGAGTCGAAGATCTCCTTGCTTTCCATTTTATGGATCCACCGCCACAG GACACGATCCTGAACTCGATGTACCAGCTGTGGATCCTGGGCGCACTGGACGGCACGGGCGCCCTCACTCCGCTCGGCCGACAGATGGCAGAGTTCCCTCTAGACCCGCCGCAGTGTCACATGCTCATTGTCAGCGCCAAGATGGGATGCAGTGTAGAAGTGCTTATTATTG TGTCAATGCTGTCAGTACCGTCAGTGTTCTACCGGCCCCAGGGTCGCGAGGAGGAGGCTGACTCTGTGAAGGAGAAGTTCCAGGTGCCCGAGTCTGACCACCTCACACTGCTGCATTTGTACAACCAGTGGAAGGCTAACAA TTACTCGGGCCAGTGGTGCACAGAGCACTTCGTGCATGGTAAGGCGATGCGCAAAGTACGCGAGGTGAGACAACAACTGAAGGACATCATGCAACAACAGAGACTGCCACTCGTCTCCTGCGGGACTGACTGGGATCTTGTACGCAAATGTATCTGCTCTG CATACTTCCAGCAAGCAGCTCGTCTTAAAGGTATAGGGGAGTACGTGAACTGTCGTACGGGTATGCCGTGTCACTTGCACCCCACATCGGCACTGTTCGGGCTGGGCAACTCGCCCGACTACGTGGTCTACTACGAGCTGATGATGACCACCAAGGAGTACATGCACTGCGTCACTGCTGTGGACGGGAGGTGGCTCGCTGAACTGGGACCTATGTTCTTTTCGGTCAAGGAAACTGGGAA ATCAAACCGCGACAAACGTAAAGAAGCAGCCGTACATCTGCAGCGCATGGAGGAAGAGATGAAGCAAGCTGAACAGAAGATGGCAGAAgagagaaagaagaaagaagaagatgTACCAGTGAAGCAGGAGATTGCTACACCAGGACTCAACACTCCGCGCAGAACTCCGCATAGACTGGGACTGTAA